The following coding sequences lie in one Polluticoccus soli genomic window:
- a CDS encoding PKD domain-containing protein has translation MPNLRNLLTAVVLLTSFQVFSQVPTASFTYTMIPASGCPPVQVVFSAGTGSAYGNPTSFNWIGIPNAGTTNPNPSRTYLGAGTYTVTLVVANASGQSQPVTKTITVHDTPTVAFTASPVTGCPPLNVTLNSAGTNLGAPGAGTFTWISSPGIASGATTNIVFPTGSYDVTLQVTNSKGCMRSLKKNAYINVSPKPEVDFTASATQFCDAPTPNINFTSSIQQTTTGPYTYSWNLGQAPNQFQTTQNATKIYGPPKPGSYPVTLVLTDANGCKDTMTKPSYINILDVQANFTGPSSACILTPVTFTSNNSPSSSICDWYYGPGETPDIGVQPSVIHTFVTSGTKQVMLVAKYGPCSDTEYRSITINPQPTINFTYAPNPPCPPPTTLTFTGTGATSYQWNFGTGTGIQATGNGVTHTYNTCGFYTPTLIATDANGCKDTLEKTEFVQVYCGEYKIKTAKEPEGCAPLTVNFSSTSSKWRYVPFYDISMPYVSPPVQYEWKFGVPLSPTSNAATPTYTYTTAGVYQATLKITTASGCIFYDTLEVRVGVPPDAKFMVDTVVCANADLKFFNQTTVPGFNGGIIEYEWIFGDDKGFTYVSNPTYKYDTAGVFCARLIAKYNGCPDTFIRCNIRVDSPVAKAQVVLNCANRLTVGFTNKSYGFTSHTWYFGDGPTSTSTQLHPTHVYPGYGTYNWKLVTFNSTSGCTDTAEGTLYLMKPDVVLTVSDSTICKNETARFNAVFINPSVSSGSYKWYLNNVLVDKDSAVNYTHLFPNEGYHTMMVVMTDQMGCPDTGKKTNWMLVSKPAVNFVASPLLGCVPLTVTFTDNSVQVPAPAAPLLGAALSSRRWEFASPSLTPGITVPGATTSYTYQVAGTYDVKVVVTDASGCKDSMTRVGYINAHKPDANFTADDTAACLNQTITFTNNTGTAVSAKWYFGDGDSSLVMSPTHGYKQPGVYTVTMIATDAYGCKDTIIKANHIGITKPNAVFTISPDSVAVCPPLIDTFNAAPSGGGLSYLWSFQGSSNKPTSVMTVEAFTNPGKFAVTLIVTDAAGCTDTAVSNLYILGYDGAFSYAPLTGCEPLDVNFTPSINNIPNIIWDFNDGNTMAAGGGTVTHTYTTPGSYVPKIIMTDGSGCSSASLGKDTIKVDGAKADFYHSPACEGYKVTFTDTSTGFFKPIINWAWKFHSGQTGSAKTATHYYPAPGTYSVQLIVTNGNGCKDTLIRDIDVHELPTISAGNDTVICLNDAAQLMGSGGISYVWSPASSLSCTTCPNPLASPTDATIYMVIGTDANKCSDTDRVVVALKYKVEGTIGEGDEICLDESIMLTAGGGRTYQWSPADVLDDSKLSNPTAKPRNNTKFMVISKEGSCIPDTNYVDIVVHPKPTIQATGDATIIAGKDAPLNAAGELIKKFSWSPTGTLDCDDCPNPISKPIRTTVYTVTGTTEFGCQDSDQVTIVVLCDQSQLFIPNTFTPNGDGQNDVFYPRGEGFDKLRSIRIFNRWGEIVYERKGFALNEKVSGWDGTFKGKQLPPDVFMYLIEADCDNGDVIQWKGDITLIR, from the coding sequence ATGCCTAATTTACGAAATCTATTGACCGCTGTCGTATTGCTAACCAGCTTTCAAGTGTTTAGCCAGGTGCCGACAGCCAGTTTTACCTATACAATGATCCCTGCTTCGGGCTGCCCACCGGTTCAGGTAGTATTCAGTGCCGGTACGGGTAGTGCTTATGGAAATCCAACTAGCTTTAACTGGATCGGTATCCCTAACGCCGGAACCACCAATCCAAATCCCTCAAGAACTTATCTTGGTGCTGGCACATATACTGTAACGCTTGTTGTGGCTAATGCCAGTGGTCAGTCGCAACCGGTTACAAAAACTATTACCGTTCACGATACACCGACAGTCGCGTTCACAGCTTCTCCAGTTACAGGATGTCCGCCGCTTAATGTTACACTCAATTCTGCAGGTACTAATCTCGGTGCTCCGGGAGCTGGTACTTTTACCTGGATCAGTAGCCCCGGCATTGCTTCTGGTGCTACGACCAATATAGTTTTCCCAACAGGTTCATACGATGTAACGCTGCAAGTAACAAACAGCAAAGGCTGCATGCGCTCGCTGAAGAAGAATGCTTACATCAATGTATCGCCGAAGCCAGAGGTAGACTTTACAGCGTCTGCCACACAGTTTTGCGATGCGCCGACACCTAACATCAACTTTACAAGCTCTATACAGCAAACTACCACCGGTCCATACACATACTCATGGAACCTGGGACAGGCACCGAACCAGTTTCAAACCACGCAGAATGCTACTAAAATATATGGCCCTCCGAAGCCAGGCTCTTACCCTGTAACGTTGGTGCTGACCGATGCGAACGGATGTAAGGATACAATGACCAAACCGTCTTACATTAATATACTCGATGTACAGGCAAATTTTACAGGTCCATCCAGTGCCTGTATCTTAACGCCAGTAACATTTACCAGCAACAACTCGCCTTCAAGCTCCATATGTGATTGGTACTATGGTCCGGGTGAAACACCCGACATTGGGGTACAGCCTTCTGTGATACATACTTTTGTAACTTCTGGTACTAAGCAAGTCATGCTGGTGGCAAAATATGGTCCTTGTAGTGATACAGAATACAGGTCCATTACTATTAATCCCCAGCCAACGATCAACTTTACATACGCACCCAATCCACCCTGTCCACCACCAACTACCCTGACATTTACAGGAACTGGAGCAACAAGTTATCAATGGAATTTTGGAACAGGAACAGGTATACAAGCTACTGGTAATGGTGTTACGCATACATACAACACATGCGGGTTTTACACGCCAACACTCATTGCTACCGATGCAAACGGTTGTAAAGACACGCTGGAGAAAACCGAGTTTGTTCAGGTCTATTGTGGTGAGTACAAGATCAAAACAGCTAAAGAGCCAGAAGGCTGTGCGCCGCTGACGGTGAACTTTTCGTCTACAAGCTCAAAGTGGAGGTATGTGCCGTTTTACGACATATCTATGCCATATGTTTCTCCGCCAGTTCAATATGAGTGGAAGTTTGGTGTGCCCTTATCGCCTACATCAAATGCTGCTACACCCACATACACTTATACTACCGCAGGTGTGTATCAGGCTACATTGAAAATCACAACCGCTAGCGGCTGCATATTTTATGACACGCTGGAAGTGAGGGTGGGTGTGCCGCCGGATGCTAAGTTTATGGTTGATACCGTTGTCTGCGCCAATGCGGATCTGAAATTTTTCAACCAGACCACGGTGCCTGGATTTAATGGAGGCATCATTGAATACGAATGGATATTCGGCGACGACAAAGGCTTTACATACGTTTCCAACCCAACATACAAATATGATACTGCAGGCGTATTCTGCGCACGTCTTATAGCAAAATACAATGGCTGCCCTGATACCTTTATACGGTGCAACATACGCGTTGATTCACCAGTTGCCAAAGCACAGGTCGTGTTGAATTGTGCCAACAGGCTTACCGTAGGATTTACTAATAAGTCGTACGGATTTACATCACATACATGGTATTTCGGTGATGGTCCAACCAGCACGAGTACGCAGCTGCATCCCACGCACGTGTACCCTGGATACGGCACGTATAACTGGAAGCTGGTAACGTTCAATTCTACTTCAGGGTGTACTGATACAGCAGAAGGTACCTTATACTTAATGAAGCCCGATGTGGTGCTTACGGTGTCGGACTCGACCATATGTAAGAATGAGACAGCGCGGTTTAACGCAGTTTTTATCAATCCCTCCGTCAGTTCCGGGTCCTATAAATGGTATCTAAATAACGTATTGGTTGATAAGGATAGCGCAGTTAACTATACACATTTGTTCCCTAACGAAGGCTATCATACTATGATGGTGGTAATGACAGACCAGATGGGTTGTCCGGATACGGGAAAGAAAACTAACTGGATGCTTGTCTCTAAGCCTGCTGTCAACTTTGTAGCAAGTCCATTATTAGGTTGTGTGCCGTTAACAGTCACGTTCACCGACAATAGTGTCCAGGTGCCTGCGCCTGCCGCACCGCTTTTAGGCGCTGCACTTTCCAGCAGACGTTGGGAGTTTGCTTCTCCGTCACTTACTCCGGGCATAACAGTACCGGGAGCAACAACTTCATACACTTACCAGGTGGCAGGCACTTACGATGTGAAGGTTGTGGTAACCGACGCTAGCGGTTGTAAAGATTCAATGACAAGAGTAGGGTACATCAATGCTCATAAGCCCGATGCAAATTTCACAGCCGACGATACTGCTGCATGTCTGAACCAGACAATTACCTTCACCAATAATACTGGCACAGCTGTTTCTGCAAAATGGTATTTCGGTGATGGCGATTCGTCGCTGGTTATGTCTCCTACACATGGATACAAACAGCCGGGTGTCTATACGGTTACTATGATCGCTACCGATGCCTATGGTTGTAAGGATACGATCATAAAAGCCAATCATATTGGTATCACCAAACCGAATGCAGTATTCACTATCAGTCCTGATTCGGTTGCTGTTTGTCCGCCTTTGATCGATACGTTTAATGCGGCTCCATCTGGAGGTGGCTTGTCTTATTTATGGAGTTTCCAGGGAAGCAGTAATAAGCCAACTTCTGTAATGACAGTTGAAGCGTTTACTAACCCAGGCAAATTTGCCGTCACCCTTATCGTGACAGATGCAGCGGGCTGTACGGATACGGCTGTTTCTAACCTGTATATACTTGGGTATGATGGGGCCTTCAGCTACGCGCCTCTTACGGGTTGCGAACCTCTGGATGTGAACTTCACACCTTCGATAAATAACATTCCGAATATCATCTGGGATTTCAATGATGGTAATACTATGGCAGCTGGTGGAGGAACTGTGACGCACACCTACACCACACCGGGTAGTTATGTACCTAAGATCATTATGACTGATGGGAGTGGCTGCTCGAGTGCCAGTCTCGGTAAGGATACGATAAAGGTGGATGGTGCTAAAGCCGACTTCTATCATTCGCCGGCGTGTGAAGGGTACAAAGTAACATTTACCGATACGTCAACGGGCTTTTTCAAGCCGATCATTAACTGGGCATGGAAATTCCACTCTGGCCAAACCGGGTCGGCAAAAACAGCTACTCATTATTATCCAGCTCCAGGTACCTATTCTGTACAACTTATAGTGACTAACGGCAATGGCTGTAAAGACACCTTAATACGTGATATCGATGTTCATGAGCTGCCAACGATTAGTGCTGGTAACGACACCGTGATATGCTTGAATGATGCAGCGCAACTAATGGGTTCAGGCGGTATTTCTTATGTATGGTCACCGGCCAGTAGCCTGAGCTGCACCACCTGTCCTAATCCCTTGGCTTCACCAACTGATGCTACTATTTATATGGTGATCGGTACTGATGCCAATAAGTGTAGCGATACAGATCGGGTTGTGGTAGCACTGAAGTATAAAGTAGAAGGAACGATAGGTGAAGGCGATGAGATATGCCTGGACGAAAGCATCATGCTAACTGCAGGCGGGGGACGCACCTACCAATGGTCGCCAGCAGATGTGCTGGATGACAGCAAGCTGTCCAATCCGACAGCCAAGCCCCGTAATAACACCAAGTTCATGGTCATATCCAAAGAAGGCAGCTGTATCCCTGATACCAACTATGTAGACATCGTCGTACACCCGAAACCCACGATACAGGCAACAGGTGATGCCACGATCATTGCCGGTAAGGATGCTCCTTTGAACGCCGCAGGTGAACTGATCAAGAAGTTCTCATGGTCGCCTACTGGTACACTTGATTGTGATGACTGTCCGAACCCAATATCAAAACCAATTCGTACAACTGTATATACCGTAACCGGTACTACCGAGTTTGGCTGCCAGGATTCTGATCAAGTGACCATCGTGGTTCTTTGTGATCAGAGCCAGCTGTTCATACCTAATACCTTTACACCAAACGGAGATGGGCAGAACGATGTGTTCTATCCGCGCGGGGAAGGGTTTGATAAGTTAAGGTCTATCAGGATCTTTAATCGCTGGGGCGAGATAGTCTACGAAAGGAAAGGCTTTGCCCTGAATGAAAAGGTTAGCGGTTGGGATGGTACATTCAAAGGAAAGCAGCTACCGCCTGATGTATTCATGTACCTGATAGAAGCAGACTGCGATAACGGCGACGTGATCCAATGGAAAGGCGACATAACACTGATCAGATAA
- a CDS encoding PorP/SprF family type IX secretion system membrane protein — MIKRILKKAAFAIAAVAMSGAGFAQDIHFSQFYKTSILRNPALTGVFSGDYKVGASFRSQWNAVSNKAYQTGMVSAETRFPVNDRINDFVSVGLLSYYDRAGSVGLQTLTAYPAINYNKSLEDENSSFLSVGFTGGYIQRNFDVTKITVDNQYQGGQFNAANGTGENIPSQQVTMWDLGAGVTFSSNSSGADNATTYYIGVSGYHFTKPRNSFFGNNDINLNVRWNGTAGMSMKLNEDYGVQFHANYSKQSSYSELLAGGLINWNKPNIATEGVLFSLGFGAFYRLGDAIIPVAEVKYKDFSISASYDMNVSKFKAATNLRGGMELSLFKTGLFNNPNMQKSRTICPHSFW; from the coding sequence ATGATCAAACGAATATTGAAGAAGGCTGCATTTGCAATTGCCGCTGTTGCTATGTCTGGTGCAGGCTTTGCGCAAGACATACACTTCTCGCAATTCTATAAGACCTCTATACTGCGTAACCCTGCGCTTACTGGTGTGTTCTCAGGCGACTACAAGGTAGGTGCTTCGTTCAGGAGCCAATGGAATGCTGTGAGCAATAAAGCCTACCAAACAGGCATGGTATCTGCTGAAACTCGGTTCCCGGTCAATGACCGAATCAACGACTTTGTGAGCGTGGGTCTGCTGTCGTACTACGATAGGGCGGGCAGTGTAGGCCTGCAGACATTGACTGCTTACCCCGCTATCAACTATAACAAGTCGCTGGAGGATGAGAACAGCTCGTTCCTGTCAGTTGGCTTTACTGGTGGGTACATCCAGCGCAACTTTGATGTGACCAAGATAACGGTGGACAACCAGTACCAGGGTGGTCAGTTCAATGCTGCCAATGGTACGGGTGAGAATATACCCAGCCAGCAGGTGACCATGTGGGATCTGGGTGCTGGCGTTACCTTTAGCAGTAACAGTAGCGGCGCTGACAATGCTACTACATATTATATTGGCGTTAGTGGTTACCACTTCACCAAGCCGCGCAACTCCTTCTTCGGCAATAACGACATCAACCTGAACGTGCGCTGGAATGGTACTGCCGGCATGAGCATGAAACTGAATGAAGACTATGGGGTGCAGTTCCACGCCAACTACAGCAAGCAGAGCAGCTATTCAGAATTGCTGGCCGGCGGTTTGATCAACTGGAACAAGCCCAATATCGCAACCGAAGGCGTCCTGTTCTCACTGGGTTTTGGTGCCTTCTACCGATTGGGTGATGCCATTATACCGGTTGCCGAAGTGAAGTATAAGGACTTCTCCATCAGTGCAAGCTATGATATGAATGTGTCTAAGTTCAAAGCGGCTACCAACCTGCGTGGGGGCATGGAGCTGTCGCTGTTTAAGACCGGTTTGTTCAACAACCCGAACATGCAGAAGAGCCGCACTATCTGTCCGCATTCATTCTGGTAG
- the acs gene encoding acetate--CoA ligase codes for MSFYRISNADKYRTAYQQSVEHPETFWSDIAGHFTWRKRWDKVLEWNFEQPDIKWFRNARLNITENCLDRHLADRGDQPAIIWEPNDPTQANRTITYRELHAQVCKFAHVLKNNGVGRADRVCIYMGMIPELAIAILACARIGAIHSVIFGGFSARSIADRVQDAGAEYVITADGAFRGGKVIELKSVVDDALEQCPFVKRVIVYSRTDTPVSMIQGRDVWWDDELENVHNAGYADFPAEEMDSEDPLFILYTSGSTGKPKGVVHSSGGYMVYATYSFVNVFQYNPGDVYFCTADIGWITGHSYIVYGPLCAGATTVLFEGVPTWPEADRFWEIVDKYKVNILYTAPTAIRSLMAHGTGPIEKHDLSSLKVLGTVGEPINEEAWQWYYENIGKGQCPIVDTWWQTETGGILISNLAGVTPHKPAHATLPLPGVQPILVDDKGNEITGNGVAGNLCIKFPWPSILRTTYGDHERCRQNYFATYPGLYFTGDGCLRDLEGNYRITGRVDDVLNVSGHRIGTAEVENAINMHSGVIESAVVGYPHDIKGQGIYAYVILDSHHHDEKLTRLDINQTVSRLIGPIAKPDQIQFVTGLPKTRSGKIMRRILRKIAEGETENLGDTSTLLDPTIVDEIKNGKL; via the coding sequence ATGTCTTTTTATCGCATATCAAATGCTGACAAGTACAGAACAGCGTATCAACAATCAGTTGAGCACCCGGAAACTTTCTGGAGTGACATTGCCGGTCATTTTACCTGGCGAAAGCGCTGGGACAAAGTGCTGGAATGGAATTTCGAACAGCCTGATATTAAGTGGTTCCGCAACGCACGCCTGAACATAACCGAGAATTGCCTGGACCGCCACCTGGCCGATAGAGGGGATCAGCCTGCCATCATCTGGGAACCGAATGATCCCACCCAGGCGAACCGTACTATTACCTACCGGGAATTGCACGCGCAGGTCTGCAAGTTTGCCCACGTGCTGAAAAACAACGGCGTGGGCCGCGCCGACAGGGTGTGTATCTATATGGGTATGATACCGGAATTGGCCATTGCTATACTAGCTTGCGCACGCATCGGCGCTATACATTCTGTCATTTTTGGCGGCTTTAGCGCCCGCAGCATCGCGGACAGGGTACAGGATGCAGGTGCCGAATATGTCATAACAGCCGATGGCGCTTTTCGCGGTGGGAAAGTAATTGAGCTAAAGTCTGTAGTTGACGATGCACTGGAGCAATGCCCTTTTGTAAAACGAGTGATCGTATACAGCAGGACCGATACACCGGTGAGCATGATACAGGGCAGGGATGTGTGGTGGGATGACGAACTGGAGAATGTCCATAATGCTGGATACGCAGACTTCCCCGCTGAGGAAATGGACTCTGAAGACCCGCTGTTCATCTTGTATACTTCCGGCTCAACCGGCAAGCCAAAAGGGGTGGTGCATTCATCAGGAGGATACATGGTTTATGCTACTTATTCCTTTGTAAATGTATTTCAGTATAATCCCGGAGATGTGTACTTCTGCACAGCCGATATAGGCTGGATAACGGGACATAGCTACATAGTATACGGTCCGCTGTGTGCGGGTGCTACTACTGTATTGTTTGAAGGGGTGCCCACATGGCCGGAAGCAGACAGGTTCTGGGAAATAGTAGATAAATACAAAGTAAACATCCTGTACACCGCACCTACAGCCATCCGCAGCCTGATGGCTCACGGCACGGGACCTATAGAAAAGCATGACCTGAGCAGCCTGAAGGTGCTTGGCACTGTTGGCGAACCCATTAACGAAGAAGCATGGCAGTGGTATTACGAGAATATTGGCAAAGGCCAATGCCCCATAGTTGATACATGGTGGCAGACAGAGACCGGGGGCATCCTGATATCTAACCTGGCGGGAGTAACCCCGCACAAGCCTGCCCATGCTACCCTGCCACTGCCAGGCGTACAGCCAATACTTGTTGATGATAAGGGCAACGAGATAACAGGCAACGGAGTGGCGGGCAACCTATGTATCAAATTTCCATGGCCGTCAATTCTCCGTACTACCTACGGCGACCACGAACGCTGCAGGCAGAACTATTTTGCTACATATCCCGGCCTATACTTTACCGGCGATGGCTGCCTGCGTGATCTTGAAGGAAACTACCGCATCACGGGCCGGGTTGATGACGTGCTGAATGTAAGTGGTCATCGCATTGGCACCGCCGAAGTAGAGAACGCCATCAACATGCACTCCGGCGTTATAGAAAGCGCGGTAGTTGGCTACCCGCACGATATCAAAGGGCAGGGTATTTACGCCTATGTCATTCTCGATAGCCACCATCATGATGAGAAACTGACCCGGCTGGATATCAATCAGACCGTGTCGCGGCTAATAGGTCCTATTGCCAAACCAGACCAGATACAGTTTGTAACAGGACTGCCCAAGACCCGCAGTGGTAAGATCATGAGGCGCATACTGCGTAAGATAGCCGAAGGCGAAACCGAGAACCTGGGAGATACCTCTACCCTGCTCGATCCCACTATAGTAGACGAAATAAAGAACGGAAAGTTGTAA
- the lysA gene encoding diaminopimelate decarboxylase — protein MYQPLSNEQLIAVANEFGSPVYVYHAEKITQQYNKLKDAFAAHPTRFFYACKALTNINILKHLKSLGASVDCVSIHEVKIALKAGFEAKQILFTPNCVDFNEIVEGTALGVNINIDNISILEQFGNKFGNSYPVCIRLNPHIEAGGNYKISTGHIDSKFGISIHQMRHIERVVKTTGIHVHGLHMHTGSEIKDVEVFLRGLEVMFEIARHFDTLDFIDLGSGFKVPYKEGDPETDVVSLGQKLTAAVKEFEAEYKRPIEVWFEPGKYLVSESGYFVVKANVIKQTPATVFIGVNSGFNHLIRPMFYDAYHRIENISNPNGAERIYTVVGNICETDTFAWDRKLNEVREGDYLVFYNAGAYGFEMSSNFNSRLKPAEVQIKDRQVYLIRKRDEFEDLLRNQIEI, from the coding sequence ATGTACCAGCCATTATCGAACGAACAATTGATAGCTGTGGCCAACGAGTTTGGCAGCCCGGTGTACGTGTACCATGCAGAAAAGATCACCCAGCAGTACAATAAGCTGAAAGATGCTTTTGCGGCGCATCCCACCCGTTTTTTCTACGCCTGCAAGGCACTGACCAACATCAACATCCTCAAGCACCTGAAGAGCCTCGGCGCTTCAGTTGACTGTGTGAGCATACACGAAGTGAAGATAGCCCTGAAGGCTGGCTTCGAAGCGAAACAGATACTGTTCACTCCCAACTGCGTTGACTTTAACGAGATAGTTGAAGGCACTGCACTGGGCGTTAACATCAACATCGACAACATCTCGATACTGGAACAATTTGGCAACAAATTCGGCAACAGCTACCCGGTTTGTATCCGCCTGAACCCGCACATCGAAGCAGGTGGCAACTACAAGATCTCTACAGGCCATATCGACAGCAAGTTTGGTATCTCGATTCACCAGATGCGCCATATTGAGCGCGTGGTGAAAACAACAGGCATCCATGTTCATGGCCTTCACATGCACACAGGTAGCGAGATCAAGGACGTAGAAGTATTCCTTCGCGGCCTTGAGGTGATGTTCGAGATCGCACGTCATTTCGATACGCTTGATTTCATTGACCTTGGTAGTGGTTTCAAAGTTCCTTATAAAGAAGGCGACCCTGAAACCGATGTAGTAAGCCTGGGCCAGAAACTGACCGCAGCTGTAAAAGAATTTGAAGCCGAATACAAACGTCCTATCGAAGTATGGTTCGAACCCGGTAAATACCTGGTAAGCGAGTCTGGCTATTTTGTTGTTAAGGCAAACGTCATCAAGCAAACTCCGGCTACGGTGTTCATCGGTGTAAACTCAGGTTTCAACCACCTGATCCGCCCAATGTTCTACGATGCTTACCACCGTATCGAGAACATCTCGAATCCCAATGGCGCAGAGCGTATCTATACCGTAGTAGGTAACATTTGCGAGACCGACACCTTTGCCTGGGACCGCAAGCTGAACGAAGTACGCGAAGGCGATTACCTCGTGTTCTACAATGCTGGTGCTTATGGCTTCGAGATGAGCAGCAACTTCAACTCAAGGTTAAAACCTGCAGAAGTACAGATAAAAGACCGCCAGGTATACCTCATCCGCAAACGTGATGAGTTCGAAGACCTGTTGCGCAACCAGATCGAGATCTAA
- a CDS encoding co-chaperone GroES: protein MESMANNVNITPLHDRVIVKPAAAEEKTAGGIIIPDTAKEKPQRGIVVAAGPGKKDEPMTVKSGDTVLYGKYAGTEISLEGADYLIMRESDILAVV from the coding sequence ATCGAGTCTATGGCAAACAATGTAAACATTACCCCACTTCACGACAGGGTGATCGTTAAACCAGCTGCTGCGGAAGAAAAAACTGCAGGCGGCATCATCATCCCTGATACAGCAAAAGAAAAACCACAACGCGGCATCGTAGTAGCTGCAGGTCCTGGTAAAAAAGATGAACCAATGACCGTAAAATCGGGCGACACTGTACTGTATGGTAAATATGCAGGTACTGAGATCAGCCTGGAAGGCGCTGACTACCTGATCATGCGCGAAAGCGATATCCTAGCTGTAGTTTAA
- the groL gene encoding chaperonin GroEL (60 kDa chaperone family; promotes refolding of misfolded polypeptides especially under stressful conditions; forms two stacked rings of heptamers to form a barrel-shaped 14mer; ends can be capped by GroES; misfolded proteins enter the barrel where they are refolded when GroES binds), which yields MAKQLFFNIEARNKMKRGVDILADAVKVTLGPKGRNVVIEKKFGAPGITKDGVSVAKEIELEDAIENLGAQMVKEVASKTADVAGDGTTTATVLAQSIIAEGLKNVAAGANPMDLKRGIDKAVTTVVENLKKQSEKVGNDNKKIEQVATISANNDSTIGTLIAQAMAKVGNEGVITVEEAKGTDTTVEVVEGMQFDRGYLSPYFVTNTEKMQVELQNPFILIYEKKVSTLKDILPILESVVQSGRPLLIIAEDVDGEALATLVVNKLRGSLKIAAVKAPGFGDRRKEMLQDIAVLTGGTVISEEQGYKLENASMSYLGQAESITIDKDNTTVVGGKGEKDNIVARVNQIKSQIETTTSDYDREKLQERLAKLSGGVAVLYVGASTEVEMKEKKDRVDDALHATRAAVEEGIVPGGGVAYIRAIESLKDVKGDNNDENTGITIVRRALEEPLRQIVANAGMEGSIIVQKVREGKADFGFNARTETYENMLSAGVIDPTKVSRVALENAASIASMLLTTECVIADKPEPKSAAPMGGGMPGGMDMGY from the coding sequence ATGGCAAAACAATTATTCTTCAATATAGAAGCGCGCAACAAAATGAAGCGCGGCGTTGACATCCTGGCTGATGCAGTAAAAGTAACACTGGGTCCTAAAGGCCGTAACGTAGTTATCGAGAAAAAATTTGGTGCTCCTGGTATTACTAAAGATGGTGTGTCTGTAGCTAAAGAAATTGAGCTGGAAGACGCTATCGAGAACCTGGGTGCTCAAATGGTGAAAGAAGTAGCCTCTAAAACTGCAGACGTTGCAGGTGACGGTACTACTACTGCAACTGTACTGGCACAGTCTATCATCGCCGAAGGTTTGAAGAACGTAGCTGCAGGTGCCAACCCAATGGACCTGAAGCGTGGTATCGACAAAGCAGTAACTACTGTTGTTGAGAACCTGAAAAAACAATCTGAAAAAGTTGGCAACGACAACAAAAAGATCGAGCAGGTTGCTACTATCTCTGCCAACAACGACAGCACTATCGGTACGCTGATAGCACAGGCAATGGCTAAAGTTGGTAACGAAGGCGTTATCACTGTAGAAGAAGCAAAAGGTACAGACACTACTGTAGAAGTAGTAGAAGGTATGCAGTTTGACCGCGGTTACCTGAGCCCGTACTTCGTAACTAATACAGAAAAAATGCAGGTTGAATTGCAGAACCCATTCATCCTGATCTACGAAAAGAAAGTAAGCACGCTGAAAGACATCCTTCCAATACTGGAAAGCGTTGTACAAAGCGGCCGCCCGCTGTTGATCATTGCTGAAGATGTAGATGGTGAAGCACTGGCTACACTGGTAGTGAACAAACTGCGTGGTTCTCTGAAGATCGCTGCTGTAAAAGCTCCGGGCTTTGGCGACCGTCGTAAAGAAATGCTGCAGGATATCGCTGTACTGACTGGCGGTACCGTTATCAGCGAAGAACAAGGTTACAAACTGGAGAACGCTTCTATGTCTTACCTCGGTCAGGCAGAAAGCATCACCATCGATAAAGACAACACTACAGTTGTTGGCGGTAAAGGTGAAAAAGACAACATCGTTGCCCGCGTTAACCAGATCAAATCTCAGATCGAAACAACTACCAGCGACTACGACCGCGAAAAACTGCAAGAACGTCTTGCTAAGCTGAGCGGTGGTGTTGCCGTACTGTACGTAGGTGCTTCTACTGAAGTTGAAATGAAAGAAAAGAAAGACCGCGTAGACGATGCACTGCACGCTACACGTGCTGCCGTTGAAGAAGGTATCGTACCTGGTGGTGGTGTTGCTTACATCCGTGCTATCGAGTCTCTGAAAGATGTAAAAGGCGACAACAACGACGAGAACACAGGTATCACTATCGTTCGCCGTGCACTGGAAGAGCCACTGCGCCAGATCGTAGCTAACGCTGGTATGGAAGGTTCTATCATCGTACAGAAAGTACGTGAAGGCAAAGCTGACTTCGGTTTCAACGCCCGCACTGAAACTTACGAGAACATGCTGTCTGCAGGTGTTATCGATCCTACTAAAGTTAGCCGCGTAGCTCTTGAGAACGCTGCTTCTATCGCTAGCATGCTGCTGACCACGGAGTGTGTTATAGCTGACAAACCAGAGCCTAAGTCTGCTGCTCCAATGGGCGGTGGTATGCCAGGCGGTATGGATATGGGTTATTAA